A single region of the Drosophila takahashii strain IR98-3 E-12201 chromosome 2R, DtakHiC1v2, whole genome shotgun sequence genome encodes:
- the Lis-1 gene encoding lissencephaly-1 homolog: MKMVLSQRQREELNQAIADYLGSNGYADSLETFRKEADLSTEAEKKFGGLLEKKWTSVIRLQKKVMELEAKLTEAEKEVIEGAPTKNKRTPGEWIPRPPEKFSLTGHRASITRVIFHPIFGLMVSASEDATIKIWDFETGEYERSLKGHTDSVQDVAFDAQGKLLASCSADLSIKLWDFQQSYECVKTMHGHDHNVSSVAFVPAGDYVLSASRDRTIKMWEVATGYCVKTYTGHREWVRMVRVHIEGSIFATCSNDQTIRVWLTNSKDCKVELRDHEHTVECIAWAPEAAASAINEAAGADNKKGHHQGPFLASGSRDKTIRIWDVSVGLCLLTLSGHDNWVRGLAFHPGGKYLVSASDDKTIRVWDLRNKRCMKTLYAHQHFCTSIDFHKAHPYVISGSVDQTVKVWECR; the protein is encoded by the exons ATGAAAATGGTGTTGTCGCAGCGGCAGCGCGAGGAGCT TAACCAAGCGATTGCCGATTACCTGGGCTCAAATGGCTACGCCGACTCATTGGAGACCTTCCGCAAGGAGGCCGATCTCAGCACAGAAGCGGAAAAGAAGTTTGGTGGACTGCTGGAGAAGAAGTGGACGTCCGTCATCCGGCTGCAGAAGAAAGTGATGGAACTAGAGGCTAAGCTCACCGAAGCTGAGAAGGAGGTAATCGAGGGTGCGCCCACAAAGAACAAACGGACGCCCGGCGAGTGGATACCGAGGCCACCAGAGAAGTTCTCCCTGACCGGTCATCGGGCCAGCATAACGAGG gTTATATTTCATCCCATTTTTGGTCTAATGGTTTCCGCTTCCGAAGATGCCACCATCAAGATTTGGGACTTTGAAACTGGCGAGTACGAGCGCAGTCTAAAGGGACACACAGACTCGGTGCAGGATGTGGCATTCGATGCCCAGGGCAAGCTTTTGG CTTCCTGCAGCGCGGACTTGTCCATCAAATTGTGGGATTTCCAGCAGAGCTACGAGTGTGTCAAAACCATGCATGGTCACGATCACAATGTCTCGTCGGTGGCCTTTGTGCCCGCCGGAGACTACGTACTGTCCGCATCGCGAGACCGCACCATCAAAATGTGGGAGGTGGCCACAGG CTACTGTGTGAAAACCTACACAGGCCACAGAGAGTGGGTGCGAATGGTGCGAGTGCACATCGAAGGCAGCATCTTTGCCACATGCTCAAATGATCAGACAATACGTGTTTGGTTGACGAATTCAAAAGACTGCAAG GTTGAATTACGCGATCATGAGCATACCGTGGAGTGCATTGCCTGGGCGCCGGAAGCCGCAGCCTCGGCGATAAACGAGGCAGCCGGAGCGGACAACAAGAAGGGCCACCACCAGGGCCCGTTCCTGGCCTCCGGCTCTCGCGACAAAACCATTCGCATTTGGGACGTGAGCGTCGGCCTCTGCCTGCTCACGCTGAGTGGCCATGACAACTGGGTGCGTGGCCTGGCATTCCATCCGGGCGGCAAGTACCTGGTGTCGGCCAGCGATGACAAGACCATCCGGGTCTGGGACTTGCGCAACAAGCGATGCATGAAGACGCTATACGCGCATCAGCATTTCTGCACCTCCATAG ATTTTCACAAAGCGCATCCGTACGTTATTAGCGGTAGCGTAGATCAAACAGTTAAGGTCTGGGAATGCCgttaa
- the LOC108066318 gene encoding PRKR-interacting protein 1 homolog, with protein MSLIKNLVKEPEHKPKKKKKDAGSGDSDTEDKPLRPFVKTATDLQRLKLEKLMKNPDKPIIIPEQRRERDFMSSVPTFVRNVMGSSAGAGSGEFHVYRHLRRKEYARQKNIQNQSSREAADEAYQQKLDDNRRAAEDKTAKKRAKRLKKKQRAKKPREEKKPQAKEASESSNTDSEEEKAPETAEEKPDTNVDEEKEVTSKETQEPLKEKTTEPDSEVNNEESSAEPTKEGGQSLKTETTEETPNVEQETDNPKPDNESQP; from the exons atgtcgcttataaaaaacttggtaaaagaGCCGGAACATAAGccgaagaaaaagaagaaggatGCAGGATCTGGTGACAGTGATACCGAGGACAAGCCCCTCCGACCATTCGTCAAAACCGCCACAGATCTGCAACGGCTGAAGCTGGAGAAACTGATGAAGAATCCG GATAAACCCATCATCATACCTGAGCAGCGTCGCGAACGGGACTTCATGTCCTCAGTGCCCACCTTTGTGCGGAATGTTATGGGCAGTAGTGCCGGCGCGGGATCCGGAGAGTTCCATGTGTACCGCCACCTGCGCCGCAAGGAGTACGCTCGCCAGAAAAACATCCAAAACCAGAGCTCCCGCGAAGCTGCAGATGAGGCATACCAGCAGAAGTTGGACGATAATCGCCGGGCGGCCGAAGACAAGACAGCCAAGAAGAGAGCCAAACGGCTGAAGAAAAAGCAGCGGGCCAAAAAGCCAAGGGAAGAAAAGAAGCCACAGGCTAAGGAAGCCTCCGAGTCTAGCAACACAGATTCAGAGGAGGAGAAAGCTCCAGAAACCGCAGAGGAAAAGCCAGACACTAACGTTGATGAAGAGAAAGAGGTGACTTCGAAAGAAACCCAGGAACCTTTAAAAGAAAAGACAACAGAGCCAGATTCAGAAGTCAACAATGAAGAATCTTCTGCAGAACCCACTAAGGAGGGCGGACAGTCACTAAAAACAGAAACCACCGAAGAAACACCTAATGTAGAACAAGAAACAGACAATCCCAAGCCGGATAATGAAAGTCAGCCATAA
- the clu gene encoding protein clueless, translating into MALETEAKNSNAAAATGDATTTKSGGKAKENNNTAGGKKNQNPNQNQNLVNGNGTAADGPAAKKKGKKNRNKSPTEPTAEKPVEAGLSNGHAEKVAGEDGDADANANVEKPEAGATPDAEADAEDIDLDALHDVGITVNISSPGADLLCVQLSSMELVQEIHQLLMDREETCHRTCFSLQLDNVTLDNFAELKTIEQLEQGSTIKVVEEPYTMREARIHVRHVRDLLKNLDPADAYNGIDCTSLTYLNTITQGDLLDKKKTRPDSVDCTPPEYVTPGVYEPPLLPLHPNIKNAKGPQALKVLTTSAWNPPPGPRKLHGDLMYLYVVTMEEKRFHISACSKGFYINQSTDDTFNPKPDNPSHLSHSLIDLLSHISPSFRRAFQTIQKRRTMRHAFERVATPYQVYQWASPTLEHTVDAIRAEDAFSSKLGYEEHIPGQTRDWNEELQTTRELPRKTLPERLLRERAIFKVHGDFVTAATRGAMAVIDGNVLAINPGEDSKMQMFIWNNIFFSLGFDVRDHYKELGGDAAAFVAPRYDLHGVRVYNAVDVEGLYTLGTVVIDYRGYRVTAQSIIPGILEREQEQSVVYGSIDFGKTVLSHPKYLELLRQAGKHLKILPHAVLNERDEPVELCSSVECKGIIGNDGRHYILDLLRTFPPDVNFLKLQDVKISKELVEMGFPIEHRHKLCCLRQELLEAFIEDRYVSFIRIAAVHLQQLNAKKQAEKTEEKPVAAIEGVEAEAKVNGAEKSDDKEEEKEEKPTAGDTKTAEAMVNAIREAQSNVATSNEVQAAEVVKRACAAVGSLKEKEFDFRFNPDVFSPGIRHVDGEEGTCSSLAKQKVLVQEAAEFLVLKQIPAFIKEHLAHSSPPIDGQSLTESLHSHGINVRYLGKVIKMLGQMPRMDYLYRIAILELIVRATKHIYYTYMQNTEPLHLSAAISHFLNCLLTNGPVNPAVSSEEAHKKRGNGGKHNKHKSSKGGKGQQQQQQQAAGNQNGGSSSSNASSASDWTLVTPRSLWQQIRREAKAYWDWDLECDSIDTAVSKYGILRISLLRAFCLKVGIQVLLREYNFESKHKPTFGDDDIVNVFPVVKHISPRATDAYNFYTTGQAKIQQGMFKEGYELISEALNLLNNVFGAMHQENGSCLRMLARLSYLLGDAQDALAIQQRAVIMSERVNGIDHPSTILEYTHLSLYSFANGHVGMSLKLLYRARYLMVLICGEDHPEVALIDSNISLILHALGEYELSLRFIEHALKLNLKYFGNKAMHVAVSYHLMARTQSCMGDFRSALNNEKETYSIYKSQLGEKHEKTRDSAECLRLLTQQAVLLQRKMNDIYSSGKLTSDLPPIHITPPSMGSVLDMLNTINGILFVQISQKDIVKVRSEIEKHFKANSAESEVNDAIKSIVAAANNNGEAEEEAPQEVKEQAAAAAGTQLTNGEKATTTEATSS; encoded by the exons ATGGCGCTTGAGACGGAGGCGAAGAATTCGAATGCGGCGGCGGCCACGGGCGAtgcgacaacaacaaagagCGGCGGCAAGGCCAAGGAGAACAACAACACGGCCGGCGGCAAAAAGAATCAGAAtccgaatcagaatcagaactTGGTCAATGGCAATGGCACGGCTGCCGACGGTCCGGCCGCGAAGAAGAAAG GCAAGAAGAACCGTAACAAAAGCCCTACCGAACCCACTGCTGAAAAACCCGTGGAAGCCGGTCTGAGCAACGGACATGCCGAGAAGGTAGCTGGAGAGGATGGCGACGCCGATGCCAATGCCAATGTGGAGAAACCGGAGGCCGGCGCAACTCCGGATGCCGAGGCGGATGCGGAGGACATTGATCTGGATGCCCTGCATGACGTGGGCATCACGGTCAACATCAGCAGTCCCGGCGCAGACCTGCTCTGCGTCCAGCTGTCGAGCATGGAACTGGTGCAGGAAATCCACCAGCTGCTGATGGACCGCGAGGAGACCTGCCATCGCACCTGCTTCTCGCTGCAGCTGGACAACGTGACGCTGGATAATTTCGCCGAGCTCAAGACAATCGAACAGCTGGAGCAGGGCTCCACCATCAAGGTGGTGGAGGAGCCGTACACCATGCGTGAGGCCCGCATTCATGTGCGCCACGTGCGCGATCTTCTCAAGAACCTTGATCCGGCGGACGCGTACAATGGCATCGACTGCACTTCGCTGACCTACTTAAACACGATCACGCAGGGCGATCTGTTGGACAAGAAGAAGACGCGTCCGGACTCCGTAGATTGCACGCCGCCGGAGTATGTGACTCCGGGCGTCTACGAACCGCCACTTCTGCCACTGCATCCGAATATCAAGAACGCAAAGGGACCACAGGCCCTCAAGGTGCTCACTACCTCCGCCTGGAACCCACCACCTGGTCCACGCAAGCTGCACGGCGACCTCATGTATCTGTACGTTGTCACCATGGAGGAGAAACGCTTCCACATCTCCGCCTGCTCCAAAGGCTTCTACATCAACCAGTCCACGGACGACACCTTCAACCCCAAACCCGACAATCCCAGCCACCTCAGCCACTCGCTGATCGATCTGCTCTCCCACATATCACCATCGTTCCGACGTGCCTTCCAGACCATCCAGAAGCGACGCACCATGCGCCACGCCTTCGAGCGGGTGGCCACGCCCTACCAGGTGTACCAGTGGGCATCGCCCACCCTGGAGCACACGGTGGACGCTATTCGCGCCGAGGATGCCTTCAGCTCTAAACTGGG CTACGAGGAGCATATTCCCGGGCAGACACGCGACTGGAACGAGGAGCTGCAGACGACGCGGGAACTGCCACGCAAGACACTGCCAGAGCGCTTGCTGCGCGAGCGAGCCATCTTCAAGGTGCACGGAGACTTTGTGACCGCCGCCACGAGGGGCGCCATGGCCGTGATTGACGGCAACGTGCTGGCCATCAATCCCGGAgaggactccaagatgcagatGTTTATCTGGAACAACATATTCTTCTCGCTGGGCTTCGATGTGAGGGACCACTACAAGGAGCTGGGCGGCGACGCAGCTGCCTTTGTTGCCCCGCGATACGATCTGCATGGCGTGCGTGTCTACAACGCCGTGGATGTGGAGGGATTGTACACGCTGGGAACCGTGGTGATCGATTATCGTGGCTACCGCGTCACCGCCCAGTCCATTATCCCCGGAATTCTGGAgcgggagcaggagcagaGCGTGGTCTACGGCTCCATTGACTTTGGCAAGACGGTGCTGAGCCATCCCAAGTACTTGGAACTCCTTCGTCAGGCGGGAAAGCACTTAAAGATCTTGCCGCATGCGGTTCTCAATGAGCGAGATGAGCCCGTCGAGCTGTGCTCCTCGGTGGAGTGCAAGGGCATCATCGGCAACGATGGCAGGCACTACATCCTCGACCTGTTGCGCACCTTCCCGCCAGATGTGAACTTCCTGAAGCTGCAGGACGTCAAGATTAGCAAGGAACTGGTCGAAATGGGTTTCCCCATTGAGCACCGGCACAAGCTGTGCTGCTTGCGCCAAGAGCTGCTCGAAGCCTTCATCGAGGATCGCTATGTGAGCTTCATCCGTATTGCCGCCGTGCATCTCCAGCAGCTGAATGCCAAGAAGCAGGCTGAGAAGACGGAGGAGAAGCCAGTGGCCGCCATTGAAGGAGTCGAGGCGGAGGCTAAAGTAAACGGAGCTGAGAAATCCGACgacaaggaggaggagaaggaggagaagcCCACTGCCGGCGACACCAAGACCGCCGAGGCTATGGTCAACGCCATCCGGGAGGCCCAGTCCAATGTGGCCACCTCCAACGAGGTGCAAGCCGCCGAGGTGGTTAAACGGGCCTGCGCCGCCGTTGGCTCGCTAAAGGAGAAGGAGTTCGACTTCCGTTTCAACCCCGACGTCTTCTCGCCCGGCATTCGTCACGTGGACGGCGAGGAGGGCACCTGCAGCTCGCTGGCCAAGCAGAAGGTTCTCGTACAGGAGGCCGCAGAGTTCCTGGTACTCAAGCAGATTCCCGCCTTTATCAAGGAGCATCTGGCCCACTCGTCGCCACCAATCGATGGCCAGAGCCTTACTGAATCCCTGCACAGTCACGGCATAAACGTTCGCTACTTGGGCAAGGTTATCAAAATGCTGGGCCAGATGCCGCGCATGGATTACCTGTACAGGATTGCCATCCTCGAGCTGATCGTGCGCGCCACCAAGCACATCTACTACACGTACATGCAGAACACAGAGCCGCTGCACCTGTCGGCCGCCATCAGCCACTTCCTCAACTGCCTGCTGACCAACGGACCCGTCAATCCGGCCGTCAGCAGCGAGGAGGCGCACAAGAAGCGCGGCAACGGCGGCAAGCACAACAAGCACAAGTCCTCCAAGGGCGGAAAgggtcagcagcagcagcaacagcaggcggCTGGCAACCAGAATGGCGGCAGCTCGTCCTCCAATGCCTCATCCGCTTCCGATTGGACCCTGGTGACGCCCCGTTCCCTGTGGCAGCAGATCCGCCGGGAGGCCAAGGCCTACTGGGACTGGGATCTCGAATGCGACTCGATCGACACCGCTGTGTCCAAGTACGGCATCCTGCGGATCAGCCTGCTGCGCGCCTTCTGCCTCAAAGTTGGCATCCAGGTGCTGCTGCGCGAATATAACTTCGAGTCCAAGCACAAGCCCACCTTTGGCGATGACGACATCGTCAACGTGTTCCCGGTGGTGAAGCACATTAGCCCGCGGGCCACAGACGCCTACAACTTCTACACCACGGGCCAGGCGAAGATCCAACAGGGCATGTTCAAGGAGGGCTACGAGCTGATCAGCGAGGCACTCAACCTGCTGAACAATGTGTTCGGGGCGATGCACCAGGAGAACGGCTCCTGCCTGCGCATGCTGGCCAGGCTGAGCTACCTATTAGGCGATGCCCAGGATGCTCTGGCCATCCAGCAGCGGGCGGTGATCATGAGCGAGCGGGTGAACGGCATTGACCACCCCTCGACCATTTTGGAATAC ACACACTTATCACTCTATTCGTTTGCCAACGGACATGTCGGCATGTCCCTAAAGCTGCTATACAGAGCACGCTATCTGATGGTGCTCATCTGCGGTGAAGATCATCCGGAGGTGGCCTTGATTGAT AGCAACATAAGTTTGATTTTGCATGCGCTGGGTGAATACGAGTTGTCGCTGCGGTTTATCGAGCATGCTCTTAAGCTGAACCTCAAATATTTCGGCAACAAGGCCATGCATGTGGCGGTCAGCTATCACCTGATGGCCCGCACTCAGTCCTGCATGGGTGACTTCCGTTCGGCATTGAACAACGAGAAGGAAACCTACTCCATTTACAAGTCACAG CTTGGCGAGAAGCACGAGAAGACCCGGGACTCGGCCGAGTGCCTGCGTCTGCTGACTCAGCAGGCTGTGCTGCTGCAGCGCAAGATGAACGACATCTATTCCAGTGGCAAACTGACCAGTGATCTGCCACCCATCCACATCACACCACCCTCGATGGGATCTGTGCTGGACATGCTGAACACCATCAATGGCATTCTGTTCGTTCAGATTAG CCAAAAAGACATTGTCAAGGTGCGCAGCGAAATTGAGAAGCATTTCAAGGCCAACAGCGCCGAAAGCGAGGTAAACGATGCCATCAAATCCATTGTGGCTGCTGCCAACAACAATGGAGaggccgaggaggaggcccCGCAGGAAGTTAAGGagcaggcagcagcagcagcaggcacgCAGCTAACGAATGGCGAGAAGGCCACGACCACTGAGGCGACTTCAAGTTGA
- the caly gene encoding ubiquitin carboxyl-terminal hydrolase calypso: MNAAGGGNGPQAAAAVGGNSGLSNNSLLATASGATTMPMAQLADGWLELESDPGLFTLLLKDFGCHDVQVEEVYDLQKPIESPYGFIFLFRWIEERRARRKIVETTAEIFVKDEEAISSIFFAQQVVPNSCATHALLSVLLNCNENNLQLGDTLSRLKTHTKGMSPENKGLAIGNTPELACAHNSHAMPQARRRLERTGAGVSSCRFTGEAFHFVSFVPINGQLFELDGLKPYPMNHGGWEDSEDWTDKFRRVMAERLGIATGEQDIRFNLMAVVPDRRIAITHKLKMLRTNQAIVSGTLQKLLKADEQGESGNGDSQRPDTPTTLLEPSAFTARDLQSLLKNLDTEIAINEQHLADENDRRHMFKVDASRRTHNYDKFICTFLSMLAHQGVLGELVSQHLLPSKKISGQGAANRISKQSNTSNSGGSTTAAGGTTPKSQQQQAAAAKNGKSPSKTPGRRRKGRNKCRKRK, translated from the exons ATGAACGCCGCTGGAGGAGGAAATGGACCCCAGGCGGCAGCAGCTGTAGGAGGCAACAGCGGTCTGAGCAACAATTCCCTCCTGGCCACGGCTTCCGGAGCAACAACGATGCCAATGGCCCAGCTGGCGGACGGTTGGCTGGAACTGGAATCCGACCCAGGTCTCTTTACCCTGCTTCTCAAGGATTTCGGCT GTCACGATGTCCAAGTGGAGGAGGTATACGACCTACAGAAACCCATCGAGAGCCCCTACGGTTTCATTTTTCTCTTTCGCTGGATTGAAGAGCGGCGTGCCAGGCGCAAAATCGTCGAGACAACGGCGGAGATATTCGTCAAGGATGAGGAGGCCATTTCAAGCATTTTCTTCGCCCAGCAGGTGGTGCCCAATAGCTGTGCCACCCATGCCCTGCTCTCCGTGCTGCTGAACTGCAACGAGAACAACCTGCAGCTGGGCGACACTCTCAGTCGTCTGAAAACCCACACCAAGGGCATGAGTCCCGAGAACAAGGGACTGGCCATTGGCAATACACCGGAGCTGGCTTGTGCCCACAACTCGCACGCTATGCCGCAGGCTCGGCGCCGCCTGGAGCGGACTGGAGCTGGCGTCTCCAGTTGCCGCTTCACCGGAGAGGCCTTCCACTTCGTTAGCTTTGTGCCCATCAACGGGCAGCTGTTCGAGCTGGATGGCCTGAAACCCTATCCCATGAATCACGGCGGATGGGAGGACAGCGAGGACTGGACGGACAAATTCCGGCGTGTGATGGCAGAGCGACTGGGAATAGCCACCGGCGAGCAGGACATACGCTTCAATCTGATGGCCGTGGTGCCGGACAGGCGGATTGCCATAACCCACAAGCTCAAAATGCTGCGCACCAACCAGGCAATCGTGTCGGGGACACTACAGAAGCTTCTGAAGGCCGACGAGCAGGGAGAATCGGGGAACGGAGACTCCCAACGGCCGGACACTCCCACCACGTTGCTGGAGCCGAGCGCCTTTACCGCTCGGGATCTGCAGTCGCTGCTCAAGAACCTGGACACCGAGATAGCCATCAATGAGCAGCACCTGGCCGACGAGAACGATCGGCGTCACATGTTCAAGGTGGACGCCAGTCGGCGCACGCACAACTACGACAAGTTCATCTGTACCTTCCTCTCCATGCTGGCGCACCAGGGAGTTCTGGGCGAGTTGGTCAGCCAACATCTGCTGCCGTCGAAGAAGATCAGTGGTCAGGGCGCCGCCAATCGGATCAGCAAGCAGAGCAACACATCGAATTCAGGCGGAAGCACGACAGCAGCCGGTGGAACCACGCCCAAgagtcagcagcagcaggcggcggCCGCCAAAAATGGCAAATCGCCAAGTAAAACGCCGGGAAGGAGGCGAAAGGGACGCAACAAGTGCAGAAAGAGGAAGTAG
- the LOC108066248 gene encoding uncharacterized protein isoform X1 — MVRPTLVTLAKRVPLIHFRKGGVGTLGAQAANQQASSQPAGGKKLAGGAAIEDYELPARFARKPIDPEEAAYINNGGIPN, encoded by the exons ATGGTTCGCCCAACGCTCGTCACACTGGCCAAGCGCGTGCCGCTCATCCACTTCCGCAAGGGCGGAGTGGGGACGCTGGGCGCCCAGGCCGCCAACCAGCAGGCAAGTTCCCAGCCAGCAGGAGGCAAAAAG CTGGCCGGGGGAGCTGCAATCGAGGACTACGAGCTGCCGGCGCGGTTTGCCCGCAAGCCCATCGATCCCGAGGAGGCGGCGTACATCAACAATGGGGGTATTCCGAACTAG
- the LOC108066248 gene encoding uncharacterized protein isoform X2 has product MVRPTLVTLAKRVPLIHFRKGGVGTLGAQAANQQLAGGAAIEDYELPARFARKPIDPEEAAYINNGGIPN; this is encoded by the exons ATGGTTCGCCCAACGCTCGTCACACTGGCCAAGCGCGTGCCGCTCATCCACTTCCGCAAGGGCGGAGTGGGGACGCTGGGCGCCCAGGCCGCCAACCAGCAG CTGGCCGGGGGAGCTGCAATCGAGGACTACGAGCTGCCGGCGCGGTTTGCCCGCAAGCCCATCGATCCCGAGGAGGCGGCGTACATCAACAATGGGGGTATTCCGAACTAG
- the LOC108066249 gene encoding uncharacterized protein → MGVRRSMPVNCANKDCLGLRKRVCGLHQTWKWLHQTPALHEYLISASSVAANTSRFGQNATV, encoded by the coding sequence ATGGGTGTGAGGCGTAGTATGCCAGTGAACTGTGCCAACAAGGACTGTCTGGGTCTCCGCAAGCGTGTCTGTGGTCTGCACCAAACCTGGAAGTGGCTGCATCAGACGCCCGCTCTGCACGAATACCTAATCTCGGCCAGCTCCGTGGCTGCAAACACATCCCGATTCGGCCAGAACGCCACAGTCTAA
- the Lipt1 gene encoding lipoyl amidotransferase LIPT1, mitochondrial encodes MSRLLRRNSSQLRLLLSSGGQVTRLASSGVKPPSPEESKKPKREPPPVVPDSEIKKSVFISQSSDVFTNLALEDWLYKNFDFSHHHVMLLWANDPCVVIGRHQNPFTEANVSRLVERGITLARRNSGGGAVYHDLGNLNCTFFSPRERYDRKYNLNIVTRALFREWAIKAEINERDDIVVMNKKISGTAAKLGHPNAYHHCTILASANKLHLGESLVREPANYISRATASVPSPIRNLVDVNRSVNVAQLRSAVGYEYLRTAATKLEDGGSTQTSQQRGFQLINPTEKWFPGIEELRSNYSSWEWVIGKTPKFTVQKDLDVKGDEQDMKLKLSVEVEDGLMKEIGIQLPQSEQIVPVVTPLQGKPYNEENLNGILGALKLVSASNVKQAINGTA; translated from the exons ATGAGCAGGCTGCTGCGTCGCAATTCCAGCCAGCTGCGGCTGCTCCTCTCCTCGGGTGGTCAGGTCACGCGCCTGGCCTCCAGCGGGGTGAAGCCGCCGTCGCCGGAGGAGTCCAAGAAGCCCAAGCGAGAACCCCCACCCGTAGTGCCCGATTCGGAGATCAAGAAGTCCGTGTTCATCTCGCAGTCCAGCGATGTCTTCACCAATCTGGCGCTGGAGGACTGGCTGTACAAGAACTTCGACTTCAGCCACCACCATGTCATGCTGCTGTGGGCCAACGATCCGTGCGTGGTCATCGGACGCCACCAGAACCCCTTCACCGAGGCCAATGTCTCGCGGCTGGTGGAGCGCGGCATCACCCTGGCCCGTCGCAATAGCGGCGGTGGAGCCGTCTATCATGATCTGGGCAACCTGAACTGCACCTTCTTCTCGCCGCGAGAGCGCTACGATCGCAAGTACAACCTGAACATCGTGACCAGGGCTTTGTTCCGCGAGTGGGCCATCAAGGCGGAGATTAACGAGCGCGACGACATTGTGGTGATGAACAAAAAG ATTTCCGGGACGGCAGCCAAGCTGGGACACCCGAACGCGTACCACCACTGCACCATCTTGGCCAGCGCCAACAAGCTGCACTTGGGCGAATCTCTGGTGCGGGAGCCGGCCAACTACATTAGCCGAGCGACTGCCTCGGTGCCGTCGCCAATCCGCAATCTTGTGGATGTCAATCGGTCGGTGAACGTGGCCCAGCTGCGCTCCGCCGTGGGCTACGAGTATCTGAGGACGGCGGCCACCAAGCTGGAAGACGGCGGCAGCACGCAGACGTCGCAGCAGCGCGGCTTCCAGCTGATTAATCCCACTGAGAAGTGGTTCCCTGGGATCGAGGAACTGCGCTCCAACTACAGCTCCTGGGAGTGGGTCATCGGCAAGACGCCCAAGTTCACGGTGCAGAAGGATCTGGATGTGAAGGGCGACGAGCAGGACATGAAGCTGAAACTGAGCGTGGAAGTGGAGGAT GGATTAATGAAAGAGATCGGCATCCAGCTGCCCCAGAGCGAGCAGATCGTTCCGGTGGTCACTCCGCTGCAGGGCAAACCCTACAACGAGGAGAACCTGAACGGCATTCTGGGCGCCCTGAAGCTCGTCAGCGCATCGAACGTAAAGCAGGCAATAAACGGAACGGCATGA